Proteins encoded in a region of the Gemmatimonadaceae bacterium genome:
- a CDS encoding SusC/RagA family TonB-linked outer membrane protein, with translation MSRQARALWHLIPVSLALVLLATPVTAQTPGRIIGQVTDSTGQQPLAGAEVVILGDGGTTLHGARTDAAGRFVMANVALGEHRLRARFVGYAPKEQSLTVRDGQTATIDFALMPRSLQLDQIVITGTGGSVQKRAVGNVIESIAAPDVLQVAPARTVDQLVGERTPGVIVLPSSGQVGTGAQIRVRGASSLALSNDPIVYIDGVRMNSDAAQGPVQRGGGGASRINDIDPENIESIEIIKGPAAATLYGTEASNGVVQIITKRGRAGQAHWDFSTRQGTNWMQNPAGRAGYLYGKLPANATVPCSGTTCEVFNSTCVGAPCQIVGFNLYQYDVAAGNKPIFQDGRNQGYIASLNGGTDANRYYLSGAYDDDVGIVSWNWDKKFNGRANVDVQANDKLRLQGSVGYIRDRTRLAQQAIDIDPFSNLVWGTPLTANKANRGFGFSPPQEWPTTESHADNDRTTASLTATFNPFSWFSNRFTTGIDVNAENNWMLYPRQPLGNQDPLLANGLGNKNVTRTSQNFLTLDYAGSAKYNFRDWVDLTTSVGLQHYRAETSSIRANANTFAAPPLTTISSGASTSGTETYLANATVGMYVQEQAAYKNRLFLVAALRGDDNSTFGKDFKAAYYPKVSGSWVMSEEPWFHLRGIQDLRLRAALGAAGAQPGTFDASRLYDPIVGYQDNPGLVPGSVGNPQLRPERSRELELGFETTVLNGRADLSYTHFARKITDAIVNVPVPPSQGFPGNQVVNIGRVAGWGDELAASARIFQGRRVTWELGTQLANNGSRIEDMGDSQFLTVGGGGQAQNRVGFGIADFFLYKVRSVTLDPTGKVLTAICDGGTGTGGLLQGGPDVACSQAPRVYWGHSQPTWQAGFNTTVTLYQNLRLYARVDGNGGFLQSDTEIRALHNQGSTLGVIEQNDPLLQEYRQIEADAPGTYKAGFLRLRELSATYTVPARLVSRVGATGASISLAGRNLAMLWTAQQGWNTSRDGEVYVDVDNQHVWDPEIRAIGQLSNGYQTILPPTASFTTTLRLTF, from the coding sequence ATGTCGAGGCAAGCTCGCGCCCTGTGGCATCTTATCCCGGTCTCGCTCGCCCTGGTGTTGCTCGCGACGCCGGTGACTGCACAGACCCCCGGGAGAATCATCGGCCAGGTCACGGATTCGACCGGCCAACAACCGCTCGCTGGTGCCGAAGTCGTGATCCTCGGCGACGGCGGCACGACGCTGCACGGCGCGCGCACCGACGCCGCCGGCCGATTCGTGATGGCGAACGTGGCACTCGGCGAGCACCGCCTTCGCGCTCGATTCGTCGGCTACGCCCCAAAGGAGCAGAGCTTGACGGTTCGGGACGGTCAGACCGCGACGATCGACTTTGCGCTCATGCCACGATCGTTGCAGCTCGATCAGATCGTCATCACCGGAACCGGAGGAAGCGTTCAGAAGCGCGCCGTCGGCAACGTCATCGAATCGATCGCGGCGCCCGACGTGCTGCAGGTCGCACCCGCGCGCACCGTCGACCAGCTCGTCGGCGAGCGCACGCCTGGGGTCATCGTCCTGCCCTCGTCGGGTCAGGTTGGGACCGGAGCACAAATTCGTGTGCGCGGCGCGAGCAGCCTCGCGTTGAGCAATGATCCGATCGTCTACATCGACGGCGTGCGCATGAACAGCGATGCGGCGCAGGGTCCGGTGCAGCGTGGCGGCGGCGGCGCGAGTCGCATCAACGACATCGACCCAGAGAACATCGAGAGCATCGAGATCATCAAGGGACCGGCCGCGGCGACGCTCTACGGCACCGAAGCATCGAACGGCGTCGTCCAGATCATCACAAAGCGCGGACGCGCTGGCCAAGCGCACTGGGACTTTTCGACGCGGCAAGGCACGAATTGGATGCAGAATCCAGCTGGCCGCGCCGGATACCTCTATGGCAAGCTCCCTGCGAACGCGACGGTTCCCTGCTCGGGGACGACGTGCGAGGTCTTCAACTCGACCTGCGTCGGCGCGCCCTGCCAAATCGTTGGCTTTAATCTTTATCAATACGATGTCGCTGCCGGCAACAAGCCGATCTTCCAGGATGGCCGGAATCAGGGATACATCGCGAGCCTGAATGGCGGCACTGATGCGAACCGCTACTATCTCTCCGGCGCATACGATGATGACGTCGGTATCGTCTCCTGGAACTGGGACAAGAAGTTCAACGGCCGCGCGAATGTCGACGTTCAGGCGAACGACAAGCTGCGGCTGCAGGGCAGCGTCGGCTATATCCGCGACCGCACGCGGCTGGCGCAGCAGGCGATTGACATCGATCCGTTTAGCAATCTCGTATGGGGAACTCCGCTCACGGCGAATAAAGCGAATCGCGGTTTCGGCTTCTCGCCGCCACAGGAATGGCCGACGACGGAAAGCCACGCCGATAACGACCGCACGACGGCGAGCCTCACCGCGACCTTCAATCCGTTCTCCTGGTTCTCGAACCGCTTCACCACGGGGATCGATGTCAACGCCGAGAACAACTGGATGCTCTATCCCCGCCAGCCGTTGGGTAATCAGGATCCACTCCTCGCGAACGGCCTTGGCAACAAGAACGTGACGCGGACGTCGCAAAACTTCCTCACGCTCGACTATGCGGGCTCGGCCAAGTACAATTTTCGCGATTGGGTAGACCTCACGACCTCGGTCGGTCTCCAACACTATCGCGCGGAGACGAGCTCGATCCGGGCCAACGCGAACACGTTCGCGGCGCCACCACTCACAACCATCAGCAGCGGCGCCTCGACGAGCGGTACGGAGACGTATCTCGCCAACGCGACCGTCGGCATGTATGTGCAGGAACAGGCGGCGTACAAGAATCGCCTCTTCCTCGTCGCGGCTCTACGCGGCGACGACAACAGCACCTTCGGCAAGGACTTCAAGGCCGCGTACTATCCGAAGGTCAGCGGCTCGTGGGTCATGAGCGAGGAGCCGTGGTTCCACCTCCGCGGGATTCAGGATCTCCGACTTCGTGCCGCGTTAGGCGCCGCTGGCGCACAGCCCGGCACGTTCGACGCTTCCCGCCTGTACGACCCGATCGTCGGCTATCAGGATAATCCTGGTCTCGTACCTGGATCCGTCGGTAATCCGCAGCTCCGGCCCGAACGCAGTCGCGAGCTCGAGCTGGGCTTCGAGACGACTGTTCTCAACGGCCGAGCGGATCTTTCGTATACTCACTTCGCGCGGAAAATCACCGACGCGATCGTCAACGTCCCGGTGCCACCGTCGCAGGGATTTCCCGGTAACCAGGTCGTGAACATCGGCCGTGTCGCCGGCTGGGGCGACGAGCTGGCAGCGAGCGCACGCATCTTCCAAGGCCGCCGGGTCACCTGGGAGCTCGGCACGCAGCTCGCCAACAACGGCAGCCGTATTGAGGACATGGGTGATTCACAGTTCCTCACCGTCGGCGGCGGCGGCCAGGCGCAGAATCGCGTTGGCTTCGGAATCGCCGACTTCTTCCTGTACAAGGTTCGCTCGGTGACACTCGACCCAACGGGAAAGGTCCTCACCGCGATATGCGACGGTGGCACGGGCACGGGTGGCCTCCTGCAGGGGGGACCTGACGTCGCGTGCTCGCAAGCGCCTCGGGTGTACTGGGGCCACTCGCAGCCGACGTGGCAGGCGGGCTTCAACACGACGGTGACGCTGTACCAGAACCTCCGCCTGTACGCACGCGTCGATGGCAATGGTGGGTTCCTCCAGTCGGACACGGAGATTCGCGCGCTGCACAACCAGGGCTCGACTTTAGGAGTCATCGAACAGAACGATCCATTGCTTCAGGAGTATCGTCAGATCGAGGCCGACGCACCGGGTACGTACAAGGCGGGCTTCCTGCGACTGCGCGAGCTCTCGGCGACGTACACTGTGCCGGCGCGACTCGTGAGTCGGGTGGGCGCGACGGGTGCGTCGATCAGCCTCGCGGGACGCAACCTCGCGATGCTCTGGACAGCGCAGCAAGGCTGGAACACGTCGCGCGACGGCGAAGTCTACGTCGACGTCGATAATCAGCACGTGTGGGACCCTGAGATCCGCGCCATTGGCCAACTCTCGAACGGCTACCAGACCATTCTTCCGCCGACGGCGAGCTTCACGACTACGCTTCGGCTTACCTTCTGA
- a CDS encoding RagB/SusD family nutrient uptake outer membrane protein translates to MSLQYAHRRLRAVLIALGVTATGACNSLLSVDNPGRVPDNALDDPALAPALEAGALQTFECGAVNFAATAGMLSGEYWSANGFVNNHPWEWRGVVQIKGEPGSCSYGRTTTSMGFYTPLQQARFQLEDAFTRVEKFTPQQVPTRDKILTEMRAYAGYALTLLGEGMCQMTIDRGPAMTKAEVFALAEQRFTDAISRATALNDTSLKNMSLVGRARVRLDLGNMTDAAVDASQVPSGFVRNVEFSESNQTRENRLYDLTIRGGYLSVAPDYQNLTVNGAPDPRVPVLNTGKIAQDNVTPLWLQQKFIGNTATAPLALASWAEAQLIYAEATGGQAGLDAINAVRAASKIGPLVMADPNDAAAFEDAVLEERRRQLFSEGQRYADMLRKNLPFQTGTNRKGQVYSDLTCVPLPDVETRNNPNLSS, encoded by the coding sequence ATGTCATTACAGTATGCTCATCGCCGCCTTCGCGCGGTGCTCATCGCGTTAGGTGTAACCGCGACCGGCGCCTGCAACAGCCTGCTCTCGGTCGATAATCCCGGACGCGTACCAGACAACGCGCTCGACGATCCCGCGCTCGCGCCAGCACTCGAAGCGGGCGCCCTCCAAACCTTCGAATGCGGCGCGGTCAACTTTGCCGCCACCGCCGGCATGCTCTCCGGCGAGTACTGGTCGGCGAACGGTTTCGTCAACAACCACCCATGGGAGTGGCGCGGCGTCGTTCAGATCAAGGGCGAGCCGGGATCGTGTAGCTACGGTCGCACGACGACGTCCATGGGCTTCTACACGCCGCTGCAACAGGCGCGCTTTCAGCTCGAGGACGCCTTCACCCGCGTCGAGAAATTCACTCCTCAACAGGTGCCAACGCGCGACAAGATTCTCACCGAGATGCGCGCGTATGCCGGCTATGCGCTGACGCTGCTCGGCGAGGGCATGTGTCAGATGACAATCGATCGCGGTCCGGCGATGACGAAGGCCGAGGTGTTCGCGCTCGCCGAGCAGCGCTTCACCGACGCCATCTCGCGCGCAACGGCGCTCAACGACACGAGCCTGAAGAACATGTCGCTCGTCGGGCGCGCGCGTGTACGGCTCGACCTCGGCAACATGACCGACGCCGCGGTCGACGCGAGCCAGGTCCCATCTGGATTCGTCCGCAACGTCGAGTTCTCGGAATCGAACCAGACGCGCGAGAACCGCCTCTATGACCTAACGATTCGCGGAGGCTACCTCTCCGTTGCACCGGACTATCAGAACCTGACAGTGAACGGCGCGCCCGACCCTCGCGTGCCAGTTCTCAATACTGGGAAAATCGCCCAGGATAACGTGACGCCGCTGTGGCTCCAGCAGAAGTTCATCGGCAACACGGCGACGGCGCCATTGGCGCTCGCGTCCTGGGCCGAAGCGCAGTTGATCTATGCTGAAGCAACGGGTGGTCAGGCTGGCCTCGACGCGATCAACGCCGTCCGCGCCGCAAGCAAGATCGGTCCGCTCGTGATGGCGGACCCCAACGACGCCGCGGCATTCGAGGACGCCGTGCTCGAAGAACGGCGCCGACAACTCTTCAGCGAGGGCCAGCGCTACGCGGACATGTTGCGCAAGAACCTGCCGTTCCAGACCGGGACCAATCGAAAGGGCCAGGTCTACAGCGATCTGACATGCGTCCCGTTGCCCGACGTGGAAACGCGCAATAACCCGAACCTGTCATCATAG
- a CDS encoding MASE1 domain-containing protein produces MEPNPTPPRALGTPNGAGSKTFKPTNRLAFSRYVAELLALAIIYASAARAGLALDAIAGFATLVWAPTGIALAALLLWGYRLWPAIFVGAFVVNFWTGAPVFAALGIACGNTLEALAGAFVLRRAPGFRLPLDRMEDVASIIVLAAGVCTTISASIGVASLALAGTVTTSQIAATWRAWWLGDLVGALVVAPFVLVWFSARSRTIQWRRAGEAVVLGAVLVSVNVYIFGGTTLGGAVSLEQTYLVFPALIFAALRFGQRGAVTAVFVTMIIAVWGTVAGNGPFARPVLNEGLFALQTFMAVATATFLVLGASVTERQQTEEWLQRARMLAEEANRAKAEFLAVMSHELRTPLNAISGYVDLLEMEVAGPVTDKQREYLTRIQRSQKHLLTLLEDVLGFARLETGRLSLSLQPVIVYDAIVALEGILEHELQKKRLTFDRQLSDASLLARADPERLRQILLNLVVNGVKFTPDGGRISIGATRDKDRVRVWVTDTGIGIASDQLAKVFDPFFQVEHGPTRKYPGMGLGLAIARDLARAMDGEVWLESTPGTGSTAWLTLPAV; encoded by the coding sequence GTGGAGCCAAATCCCACCCCGCCTCGCGCCTTAGGTACACCTAACGGCGCCGGTTCCAAGACGTTCAAGCCTACTAATCGACTCGCCTTTTCACGGTATGTCGCCGAGCTGCTCGCTCTCGCGATCATTTACGCGAGTGCCGCGCGCGCCGGCCTCGCGCTCGATGCGATCGCCGGATTCGCGACGCTCGTCTGGGCGCCAACGGGCATCGCCCTCGCCGCGCTCCTCCTGTGGGGCTATCGGCTGTGGCCGGCCATTTTTGTCGGCGCATTCGTTGTCAATTTCTGGACGGGCGCACCCGTCTTCGCCGCGCTTGGCATTGCGTGCGGTAACACGCTCGAGGCGTTGGCGGGCGCGTTTGTCTTGCGCCGAGCACCAGGGTTTCGACTTCCACTCGATCGAATGGAAGACGTCGCGAGCATCATCGTGCTCGCTGCGGGCGTGTGTACGACGATCAGCGCATCGATCGGTGTCGCGAGCTTGGCGCTTGCCGGCACCGTAACGACCTCCCAGATCGCCGCGACATGGCGCGCCTGGTGGCTCGGCGATCTCGTTGGAGCGCTGGTCGTCGCGCCCTTCGTGCTCGTGTGGTTCAGCGCGCGATCGAGGACGATCCAGTGGCGGCGCGCGGGGGAGGCGGTGGTGCTGGGCGCGGTGCTCGTGAGCGTCAACGTCTACATCTTCGGTGGCACGACGTTAGGCGGCGCGGTCTCGCTCGAGCAGACGTACCTCGTCTTCCCCGCGCTCATTTTCGCCGCGCTCCGCTTTGGCCAGCGTGGTGCAGTGACAGCGGTCTTCGTCACGATGATAATCGCGGTGTGGGGGACCGTGGCGGGCAATGGTCCCTTCGCACGGCCGGTATTGAACGAGGGACTGTTCGCGCTCCAAACATTCATGGCCGTCGCCACGGCGACGTTTCTCGTGCTCGGGGCGTCGGTCACCGAACGGCAGCAAACCGAGGAATGGCTTCAGCGCGCGCGGATGCTCGCCGAGGAGGCGAATCGCGCCAAAGCTGAATTCCTCGCCGTGATGAGCCACGAGCTCCGCACGCCGCTGAACGCGATCTCGGGCTATGTCGACCTGCTCGAAATGGAGGTTGCCGGACCGGTCACCGACAAGCAACGCGAGTATCTCACACGGATCCAACGAAGCCAGAAGCATCTCCTCACTCTGCTCGAGGATGTACTCGGCTTCGCACGCCTGGAGACGGGGCGTCTCTCGCTGTCGCTGCAACCGGTGATCGTGTATGACGCGATCGTCGCGCTCGAAGGCATACTGGAGCACGAGCTGCAGAAGAAGCGATTGACATTCGATCGCCAGCTCTCCGACGCGTCGCTCCTTGCGCGCGCGGATCCGGAGCGCCTTCGTCAGATCTTACTCAACCTCGTCGTCAACGGAGTGAAGTTCACGCCCGACGGAGGCCGCATCAGCATTGGCGCAACGCGCGATAAGGATCGCGTGCGCGTGTGGGTGACCGATACAGGGATCGGCATTGCGTCGGATCAGCTCGCGAAGGTGTTCGATCCGTTCTTCCAGGTCGAGCATGGTCCGACGCGGAAATACCCAGGCATGGGCCTCGGCCTCGCGATCGCGCGCGATCTGGCGCGCGCGATGGATGGCGAGGTGTGGCTGGAGAGCACGCCTGGTACTGGTAGTACGGCGTGGTTGACGCTGCCGGCTGTTTGA
- a CDS encoding DPP IV N-terminal domain-containing protein produces MRYITATLLFVPLLVGAQQPRQLTAADYARAERALAPNVAPLVSGLAGRPTWLADGRFWYRATVPNGSAFFIVDPARRTRESLFDATRLATALAAATGGRVDASRLPFQSFELSKDNRAIELSVRNRSWRCDVQTYTCSPKDSATSVAGAPPNSSVAPDGKFAVFIKDYNLWYKDLASGSEGQLTTDGIKDFGYATDNAGWVHSDRPVVTWSRDSREIATFQQDERGVRDMYLVAAQAGSPRLEAWKYPMPGDSVIFRVSRVIIRQAPDGKPTVVRFQMPPDAHRSTVSDHIACAGGICDVEWYPDGSHLAFVSSSRDHKTAWFRVADAQTGAVRTLFEEHMPTQVGDASLRENLWRVLPASNELIWWSQRANWLHLYLYDLTTGQLKNQITTGEGNVDDIVRVDEKGRQVFFMKSGQEQGGKDPYFQQLYRVGFDGRGLTLLTPENANHVVTASPNGQYFVDTYSTPDTPPTTVLRDANGKVLETLERADVSRLRAAGWRPPTPFHVKARDGKTDIYGLMFTPSNLDSTRQYPIVNYIYPGPQSGSVGTRSFSPARGDNQALADLGFVVVAIDGMGTPGRSKAFEDFYYGHMGDNTLPDQVAGMRELAQKYRFIDIDRAGIWGHSGGGFASTDAMFRYPDFFKVGWSESGNHDNRVYEDDWGERYEGLLVRSDGTDNYAEEANETHAKNLKGKLMLVHGLMDDNVPPYNTTLVADALIKAGKDFDLLMLPFAHHGYGADNNYTMRRRWDYFVKNLLGAEPPKEYQIGRGQVLP; encoded by the coding sequence ATGCGTTATATCACTGCCACACTCCTGTTCGTACCGCTTCTGGTCGGCGCTCAGCAGCCCCGTCAGCTTACCGCAGCGGACTATGCGCGCGCCGAGCGTGCCCTCGCGCCGAACGTTGCTCCGTTGGTGAGTGGGCTCGCGGGCCGACCCACCTGGCTCGCCGACGGACGCTTCTGGTATCGCGCGACGGTGCCTAACGGCAGCGCGTTCTTCATCGTCGACCCCGCGCGCCGGACGCGCGAGTCACTCTTCGACGCCACACGGCTCGCGACGGCGCTCGCCGCCGCGACGGGTGGCCGCGTCGACGCGAGCCGGCTGCCGTTCCAGTCCTTCGAGCTCTCGAAGGACAATCGCGCCATCGAGCTCTCTGTTCGCAATCGCTCATGGCGCTGCGATGTGCAGACGTACACGTGCAGCCCAAAGGATTCGGCCACGAGTGTGGCGGGCGCGCCGCCCAATTCGAGCGTTGCACCGGACGGCAAGTTTGCCGTCTTCATCAAGGACTACAATCTCTGGTACAAGGATCTCGCGAGCGGGAGCGAGGGCCAGCTGACGACCGATGGGATCAAGGACTTCGGTTACGCGACGGATAACGCCGGATGGGTGCACAGTGACCGGCCGGTGGTGACGTGGTCACGGGATTCGCGAGAGATCGCGACCTTTCAGCAGGACGAGCGGGGCGTGCGCGACATGTATCTCGTTGCTGCGCAGGCCGGCTCGCCCAGGCTCGAAGCGTGGAAGTACCCGATGCCCGGCGACAGCGTGATCTTCCGCGTCAGCCGCGTCATCATTCGGCAGGCCCCCGATGGCAAGCCGACCGTCGTTAGGTTTCAGATGCCGCCCGACGCGCATCGGTCGACGGTGTCGGACCACATCGCCTGCGCCGGAGGGATCTGCGACGTCGAGTGGTATCCGGACGGTTCGCATCTCGCGTTCGTGTCGAGCTCGCGCGATCACAAGACGGCGTGGTTCCGCGTCGCGGATGCGCAGACGGGCGCAGTGCGCACGCTGTTCGAGGAGCACATGCCGACGCAGGTCGGCGACGCCTCGCTTCGCGAGAATCTCTGGCGCGTGCTGCCGGCGTCGAACGAGTTGATCTGGTGGTCGCAGCGCGCGAACTGGCTGCACCTCTATCTCTACGACCTGACGACGGGCCAGCTCAAGAACCAGATCACGACGGGCGAAGGCAACGTCGACGACATCGTGCGCGTCGACGAGAAAGGGCGACAAGTCTTCTTCATGAAGAGCGGGCAGGAACAGGGCGGCAAGGATCCGTACTTCCAGCAGCTGTATAGGGTCGGCTTCGATGGGCGTGGACTCACGCTCCTGACGCCGGAGAACGCGAATCACGTCGTCACGGCGTCGCCTAACGGACAATACTTTGTCGACACGTACTCGACACCCGACACGCCTCCGACGACCGTTTTGCGCGACGCGAACGGCAAGGTTCTCGAGACCCTCGAGCGCGCCGACGTTTCGCGCCTGCGTGCAGCCGGTTGGCGACCACCAACGCCTTTCCACGTGAAGGCGCGTGACGGGAAGACGGACATCTATGGATTGATGTTCACGCCGTCGAATCTCGACTCGACCAGGCAGTACCCCATCGTCAATTACATCTACCCAGGGCCGCAGTCGGGCAGCGTCGGCACGCGCAGCTTCTCACCGGCGCGTGGCGACAATCAGGCGCTTGCGGACCTGGGGTTCGTCGTCGTCGCCATCGACGGTATGGGGACGCCGGGACGCTCGAAGGCGTTCGAGGACTTCTACTACGGCCACATGGGGGACAATACCCTGCCGGATCAGGTGGCGGGAATGCGCGAGCTCGCGCAGAAGTATCGATTCATCGACATCGATCGCGCCGGTATCTGGGGTCATTCGGGCGGAGGCTTCGCTTCAACGGACGCGATGTTCAGGTATCCGGATTTCTTCAAGGTGGGTTGGTCGGAATCGGGGAATCACGACAACCGCGTCTACGAGGACGACTGGGGCGAGCGCTACGAGGGCCTACTCGTTAGGTCCGACGGCACGGACAATTACGCCGAAGAGGCCAACGAAACGCACGCGAAGAACCTCAAGGGGAAGCTGATGCTCGTGCACGGCCTGATGGACGACAACGTGCCACCGTACAACACGACGCTCGTCGCGGACGCACTCATCAAGGCCGGAAAGGATTTCGATCTGCTGATGCTGCCCTTCGCGCACCATGGCTACGGTGCCGACAACAACTACACGATGCGCCGGCGCTGGGACTACTTCGTGAAGAACTTGTTAGGTGCGGAGCCGCCGAAGGAGTACCAGATTGGCAGGGGCCAGGTGCTGCCGTAG